In the Colletotrichum higginsianum IMI 349063 chromosome 7 map unlocalized unitig_7, whole genome shotgun sequence genome, one interval contains:
- a CDS encoding Kinase — translation MQQMARLLGTNAILTGRLSSYTIVKELHEAVDRAAVYLARRIPVATIDQHLPSRQIEHRNQSSDKFVIKSIRGHWRLRNEANVLRRYQSRTPFLRPLVDEIQESADPSSIVLRYLDSDMLAESNKKRLSRPEIKQVARCVLEALQVLHDDGMVHTDMKLDNIFVNHGQGDRRFSDIQLGDCGGVVSQHSTFAREGHLIGAGLTRSPEAMFQLPFADKDFLLKIMKLDPRDRPSAEDLLADDWFTEDSQDTRDPLPGEAKQPEKEEQCVLEYRSDY, via the exons ATGCAGCAAATGGCCCGATTACTTGGCACAAACGCGATTTTGACGGGGCGGCTCTCGTCCTACACCATTGTGAAAGAGCTgcacgaggccgtcgacagAGCCGCCGTATACCTTGCCAGGCGAATTCCTGTCGCGACCATTGATCAACATCTGCCAAGTCGCCAGATCGAGCACAGGAACCAGAGCAGCGACAAGTTCGTCATCAAGAGCATCCGAGGCCATTGGCGCCTGCGTAACGAAGCCAACGTCCTGAGGCGTTACCAGTCCAGGACTCCTTTCCTTCGCCCCCTGGTTGACGAGATCCAAGAGTCGGCCGATCCATCGTCTATTGTCCTCAGGTATTTAGACAGCGACATGCTGGCCGAGTCGAACAAGAAGAGACTGTCGCGCCCCGAGATCAAACAGGTCGCCAGATGCGTTCTTGAAGCCCTTCAGGTCCTGCACGACGACGGGATGGTTCACACAG ACATGAAGCTGGACAACATTTTCGTCAACCATGGTCAGGGAGATCGGCGCTTCTCCGACATTCAGCTTGGAGACTGCGGAGGCGTTGTTTCCCAGCACTCAACATTTGCTAGAGAAGGGCACCTGATTGGCGCCGGTTTGACTCGTAGTCCTGAGGCTATGTTCCAGCTACCGTTCGCAGACAAGGATTTCCTTTTGAAGATTATGAAACTCGACCCCCGCGACAGGCCTTCGGCAGAGGACCTCCTTGCGGACGACTGGTTTACAGAAGATTCACAGGACACTCGTGACCCGCTGCCGGGAGAAGCGAAGCagcccgagaaggaggagcagtGTG TGTTGGAATACCGATCGGATTATTGA